In Candidatus Kapaibacterium thiocyanatum, the DNA window TACGATATCTGCTTTCGTGACGTTCAAGTGTGCCTCGAACCGCGAGTTGTCCATACAATATTATTGCCCGGCGATTCGTGCGTGCTCTCATGGAGAGCGGAAAGAAGCACCGAGCGAACAACAAACATACCAAATACCATACAGAAAAACAACTTAGCGTGAGCGATCGCCTATAGATTCTTCCATACTCCCACTGCGCCAGTTTCGGCGCCTATGGTATCTTTGCAGGTTACATGCACTATGGGAGGAAGAGTGAACTGGTCTGAGGAGCAGCTACAGCCCGACGATCGCTCGATCCAGCATACGTTACGCCAGACCGGACGCATTCCGCGTCACGTGGCCGTCATCATGGACGGAAACGGGCGCTGGGCCCAACAACGTATGCGCCCGCGGATCGACGGCCATCGCGAAGGCATGGAAAGTGTCCGCGATATCGTCAAGGTCTCATCCCAACTGGGAGTGCGATACCTTACCCTTTACGCCTTCTCCATAGAAAACTGGAAGCGCCCCGCTACCGAGGTGGGCTTCCTGATGCGACTGCTCGAATCCTATCTGCGGAAAGAAGTGGACGAACTCCATGCGAACGGGGTCCGTATCCGCACCATCGGCAAGACGAACGCCCTGCCCAAGGGCGTCCAGAAGGTCCTGCAGGACGCGATGGAACGCACGAAGGAGAACGAGGGGCTGACCCTCACCCTGGCGCTGAGCTATGGCGCACGCTGGGACATTCTCCGGGCCGTGCAGATGATCGCCCTGGACGTACGGCGCGGCAAGGTGTCGCCCGAGGATCTTACGGAAGAAGCACTTTCCAGCTATCTGCAGACGTCCTTCATGGACGATCCCGATCTGGTGATCCGGACCAGCGGTGAATACCGGTTGAGCAACTTCCTTCTCTGGGAAGCGGCCTATGCCGAGATCTACGTCACGGAACGGCTCTGGCCGGAATTCCGTCGTCAGGATCTCTATCTCGCGCTCTATGACTATGCGCGCCGCGAACGCCGCTTCGGCATGACGTCCCAGCAGGTGAACCATGCCGCCGATCGCGAACAAGAAGAACATCTCTCCACGCTTCGTCAAATCCTCAATGCGTTCAAGTAAGGCGGTCGTCCTTGTTTTGTTGTTCCTGACCGCCGTTGCAGGCCTCCACGCCCAGCAACAGCAACGGTATTCCATCATCGCCGGAATAAGTGTCGACGGTGTGGCCCAGGGAACGGATGCGGAAACCATCATCGCCGTCTCCGGACTGCGCGTAGGCGAGGAAGCACGTCCGGACAACCTCGTGATGGCCGTACGGAACCTGTGGCACCGGCGCCAGTTCGCCGATGTCCGCATCGAAAAGGACCGTGAAACGGCTCTGGGTGTCTTCCTCGTCATCAAGGTGCGCGAGGCGCCGCGTCTGCGTCATATCGTGATCGACGGCAACGACGATCTGTCCGAGGCGGATATCCGCAAGGCCGTGGCCAAGAATCGTGACGACATCATCTCGCCCTTCGACGTCTATGAAATACGTCAGGCCGTGAAGAAGCTCTATGAAAAAGAGGGCATGAGCTTCGCCAAGATCGAAAGTGAAGTCGTCGACATCGACTCGGCCAATCGTTTCGACCTCCTCCTCCATATCAACGAGGGCGTGGAATACCACGTCGGCGCGATCGAATTCGAGGGCAACAAGGCCTTTTCCGATGACGAGCTCGCCGGTGCCTTCGAGGATACGAAGACGAAGGCATGGTGGCAGTTCTGGAAGTCGGCGAAGTTTGACGTCACCAAGTACAAGACCGACATCGCCAAGCTGCACAAGTTCTTCCTGAACAAGGGATATATCGACGGCGAGGTCCTGTCCGATACCGTCATCTACAACGAGGAGACGGAGAAGGTCACGATACGCGTGGCCGTATCCGAAGGGCATCGGGTCTTCGTGCGGAAGGTGATGTTCACGGGCAATACCGTGTACGAGGAAGATGCCCTGAAGCGCCGTTTCGGCGTCGAGGAAGGCGAGGCCTACAATCAGGAAAAGGTGGAGCAGAATCTCGAGATCAACCAGGATCAGACCGACGCGAAGTCGCTGTATTCGGATAACGGTTATCTCATGGCACGTATGGTGCCCGATCTCACGCGCGTCGCCGACGACTCCGTCGACATCACGATCCGTGTGATCGAAGGGGACCGGTATTCGATTCGCCGCGTGGAGATCCAGGGTAATTCGAAGACCAAGGATCGCGTCATCCGACGTGAGCTCTTCACGAGGCCGGGCGACTGGTTCAATCGGGCCGCCATCATCCGCAGCGTGCGCGGGCTCGGCGTCCTCAACTACTTCAATCCCGAGGCCATCAAGCCCGACGTACGTCCCGTCGATGCAACGAGCGTCGACGTCGTCTACAATCTCGAAGAACGTTCCACGGACACCTTCAACGCATCCGTCGGCTTCGCCGGTGCCTTCGGTCTAACGGGCTCCGTAGGCGTCACGCTCAACAACTTCAACATCGCCGAACCGCTGCGTGGCGGTGCCGGACAGATCCTGTCGTTCCAGTGGGAATTCGGTCAGGCCTCGCGTCTGCAGACCTTCCAGCTCTCCTTCAGCGAGCCGTGGCTCTTCAACCAGCCTACGAGCGTCGGTTTCAGTCTGTTCGATACGCGGCAGAATTTCAACATCGACGTACGTCGTACGGGGGCCCAGGCCAACATCGGCCGCCGCTTCCGTTTCCCCGATGACTTCTTCCGCGGCGACTGGTCGGTTTCCTTCGAGCGCATCCAGAGCAACGTGGCCAGCCTCTTCTATCGTCAGGGTACGAACACCGCCCTTACGCTGTCGCAGGTGATTTCGCGGACCAGCTACGACAACCTCATCTTCCCGACGAGCGGCTCGCGGTTCTCGCTGAGCACGCGCGTCACGACGGGCTTCCTCGGCATCGGTACGACGGACTTCGCCAAGGTCGGTCTCAATTTCGACATGATCAACCCGCTCGTGAGCATCAACGGCAATCCGCGTCTCGTCATGTTCCTCGGCAGCGAGCTCGGATACGTGGACGGCATCACGAACGATACGACCATCCCGCCGCAGGAAGTCTTCTACATGGGTGGTAACGGTCTCGGTGGATTCGCCATCACGCCACTGCGCGGTTATCCCGACAACTCCATCGGACCCGTCAGTGCGGAAGGAACGAACCTCGGGGGACGTGTCCAGGCGCGCTTCGTGGCCGAATTGAGGTTCGCACTCTCACTCAATCCGTTCCCGATCTATTTGCTTAGTTTTGCCGAGGCGGGAAATGTGTGGTCCAACCTCCGCACGGCCGATCCCTTCGGTCTCAAACGCTCCGCCGGTTTTGGTGTTCGCCTCCTGTTGAATCCCATCGGTCTGCTCGGCTTCGACCTCGGTTACGGGTTCGATCCGGTGTATGCCACGGGGGAACGATCCGGGTGGCGATTCCACTTCCAGTTCGGGCGTTGACGGCCTCATATAGTCAATCATGTTCCATCAAGGTGACCAGTATGTTGTTTCGTATCGCAGGCGTATGCTGCGCCGCAGTGTTGTGTGTGGCGTCGGCCCAGGCTCAGAGTGGTGCCCAGGGATTCCGTTTCGGTGTCGTGAACACGGAGACGATCATCAAGGAAATGCCTGAAGCCATCGATGCCAGCAAGAAGATCGAAGAAGTCGGTCTCAAGATCCAGGACACACTGCGCATGATGCAGAAGGAATTCGAAACGCGCATCGAGCAGTACACGAAGCAGGAAGCGATGATGTCGCCCGACGCGAAGAAGAAGGAACAGGACGCGCTGACCGCACTGCGTGGCCGCTTCGCAGCATATCAGGAAGAGAAGCTCGGTCAGACCGGTGAAGTGGCTCGCATGCGCGAAGGCCTTCTGAAGCCTATCCGCGAGAAGGTCCAGGACGCCATCAATGCCGTCGCCAAGGAAGAGAAGATCGCCCTCGTCCTCGACAAGGTCGCTGGCCTGGTGCTGTACAGCGAAGACAAGGCCGATCTGACCTTCAAGGTACTGGACAAGCTGAAGCGTGGTGGACGATAAGCGAGCGAACCGTCAAGCCGGTCAGGCCAATCAACAGCAGACTTCCCGCATGAATCTTGACACCCCTTTTCAACATCATCGATGGAGAACGACCATGAAGCTTTCATGGTTATGGGGTATCGCCGTTGTTGTAGCGGCAGTGTGCGGAAGTACGGCGTCGTGGGCACAGAAGATCGGATACGTTTCGACGGATGCCATCCGCGCACAGTACGAAGCGAACAAGCAGGCCGAAGAACGTCTGAACGCCCTGGTGGAAGAGTGGAAGCAGGAGATCGCCAAACGCCAGACGGATATCGACGAACTGGAGCTCGAGATGAGGAAGAACCGCCTGATCTGGAGCGATGCCGAGCGTACGACGAAGGAGAAGGAGCTCGAGACCAAACGGCAGGACCGCGACAAGTATGCACGCGACAAGTTCGAACCGGGCGGGGAGCACGACAAGACTGCGGAGCAGTTGTTCAAGGGAATCTGGACGAAGATCTATGCTTCCATCCAGAAGGTCGCAGCCGCCGAAGGATACGACATCGTCTGGGACAAGAGCACGCAACCGCTCGTCTACGTCAACGCCAAGTACGATCTCACCGTCAAGGTGATGAAGGAACTCGGCATCGATGCCGGTGATCTCGAACGCAAGCAGGCAGATATCATCTCGAACGATCCACGCAACAAGCGTGCCGAGGAACCCCGGAGACGGAAGGCGCGCAGAACGACGACGACGGAACCGGAACAGACGGACGAACAGCCGGTGGAGAACGCCGAGAAACCGAAGCCGAGGGTGCATGCCCCCAATGGCATTCCACCTGGCTCGGTTCCCATCATGCCTTCGCCGCCTGTACTCGATACGACTACGACGAAGACAGATACGACTAAGCCCAAGGAAGAGGATATTCCCCGATGAACAGTGATTCGACCCTGCGTGGTTTTTCCGTACGACAGCTTTCCGATATGGTGGGCGGCGACGTGCAGGGTGACGGTACCGTACACATTACGGGGATCAATCGCATTGAATTCGCGCGGCAGGGAGAACTGACCTTCGTCGCGAGCGAGAAGTACGTCAAGTTCCTCTCCCTCACGCAGGCATCCTGCGTCATCGTGTCGAAGGACCTTGCGTCCTACGTTCCGGCAGGACGGACGATCATCCTTGCGGATGATGCCTATCGTGCATTCGTGATCGTGATGCAGCATTTCTTCCCTCCGCTCCGCATGGAGGAAGGACTGCGCCATCCCGCGGCATCCATCCATCCGTCCGCCCGTGTCCATCCTACGGCGTCGGTCGGTGCCGGATGCGTCGTCAGCGAAGGATGTGACGTCGGTCCCAACGTACAGATGTTCGCCAACGTCGTGCTCTATCCGGGCACGAGGGTAGGCGATGGTACGATCATCCACGCCAACGTCGTTTGTGCCGCCGGTACGCGTATCGGTGCGCACTGTATCGTCCATGCAGGCGCCATCATCGGCTGCGACGGCTTCGGCTTCCTCGAGAACACCGATGGCTCCTATGAGAAGATTCCGCAGGTGGGAATCGTGGAAGTTGGGGATCATGTGGAGATCGGCGCGAATACGACGATCGACCGTGCGGCGGTAGGCAAGACGCTCATCGGAAACGGCGTGAAGCTCGACAACCTCGTTCATATCGCGCACGGTGTGACGGTTGGTGACAATACGGCCATCGCGGCCCAGGCAGGCATTTCCGGCAGTACCAGACTCGGCGAACGGAACCGTATCGCCGGACAGGTTGGAGTCGTCGGTCATATCTCGACGGCAAACGACGTCGTCATCGAGGCCCAGTCGGGCGTTTCGAAATCGATCACGACATCCGGTGCATACTTCGGTTCACCGGCCAAGGAACACAAGACGGCAATACGAATGGAAGCGGCACTCCGGCAGTTGCCGCAGCTTCTGCAGGAATTCCGCGAGCTGCAGCGACGGGTGGAGGAATTGACGAGTGGAGGAACGAACGAGTGAGTAACAAACAACGTACGGTAGCAGCCGAAGTATCGATGTCCGGTGTCGGCCTTCATACCGGTAACCTGTCGTCGATCACCTTCCGTCCGGCAGCGGAGCATACGGGCTATCGCTTCGTAAGGACGGATCTTCCGGGCTCGCCCGAGGTACCGGCCCTGGTCGACAACGTCGTGGACATTGCCAGAGGTACGACCATCGCCGTTGGCGAGGCCCGCGTCCATACCGTCGAACATGTCCTGGCCGCACTCGTCGGCATGGGCATCGACAACTGCCTCATCGACCTGTCGAACAACGAGCCTCCCGTCGGCGACGGCAGCTCGCTGCCCTTCGTGGAGATGATCCAGCGCGTCGGCGTCCAGGAGCAGCATGCTGACCGCGATGAACTGATCCTCGAAGGTCCCGTCCGATATCAGGACGAGGCACGGGGCACGGAGATCGTGGCACTACCGAACGACGACTACCGTGTGACGGTGCTGGTCGATTACAACAACCCCGCTCTCGGCAGCCAGCATACCGGTCTGTTCGATCTGGACAAGGAATTCGTATCGGAGTTCGCTCCTGCCCGCACGTTCTGTTTCCTGCATGAAGTACAGATGCTCTGGAAGCAGGGCCTTATCCAGGGCGGTAACCTCGACAATGCCATCGTCATCGTCGACAAGGACATGTCCGACGACGATCTTCGCGCACTGCTGCGCGAAATGGGTATCGAAGGCAATGCCGTCCTCGGCAGCAACGGCATCCTGAATAACAATAAACTTCGTTATCATAACGAGCCGGCACGGCACAAGCTGCTCGACATGCTCGGCGATCTGGCTCTCATCGGTGCGCGCCTGCGCGCCCAGGTCCTTGCGGCACGTCCGGGTCATGCGAGCAACATCGAGTTCGCACGGAAGGTGCGGAGGCTCTACGAAAAACAGCAGACGGTAAAGAAGTATCAGAAGAGTCCTACCGAAGGTACGGTCTTCGACATCAACACCATCATCAAGCTGATGCCGCACAGGTATCCCTTCCTGATGGTCGATCGTATCACCGAATTCGATCCCGATACGAACCGTATCACCGGTATCAAGAATATCACGGTCAACGAACCCTGCTTCACCGGACATTTCCCGAACAGACCGATCTTCCCCGGAGTACTCGTCCTCGAAGCAATGGCACAGACGGGATGTCTGCTACTGGTGACGAAGGGTATCGAGATCGAGAAGAAACTCGTTCTCTTCACGGGCATCAACAACGTGAAGTTCAGACGAACCATCACTCCCGGAGATCAACTCGTGATGCAGCTCACGATGACCCGCTTCCGCATGAACATCGTTCATCTCGTCGGTAAAGCCTACGTCGGCAATCAGCTCGTTGCCGAAGCAGAATTCTCGGCAGCAGTCGTGGATCGGGAGGCGATATGAGCGTCGTCGATACGCAGATCCATCCATCCGCGATCGTATCGCCGAAGGCACGCCTCGGTGTCGGTGTGAAGATCGGACCCTTCAGTGTCGTCAACGATGACGTCGAAATCGGCGATCGTACGGAACTGATCTCCCATGTCGTTCTCGCCGATGGCGCACGTATCGGTGCCGATGTCCGTATCTACCCTGGTGCCGTGATCGGCGCCGAACCGCAGGATCTCAAGTTCAAGGGGGAGCCTACGCTCGCCATCGTCGGCGACCGCACCGTCATCCGCGAATGCGTTACCGTCAACCGCGGTACGGCCATCAGCGGACGCTCGACGGTGGGATCGGACGTTCTTCTGATGGCTTATTCCCACGTAGCGCATGAATGCGTCGTCGGCGATCACGCCATCCTCGTCAACGGTGTCCAGCTCGGCGGACACGTCGAAGTGGGCGAGTGGGCCATCGTCGGTGGCCTGACGGGTGTCCATCAATTCTGCCGTATCGGCGCTCACTGTATGATCGGCGCATGTGTGAAGGTGGCCAAGGACGTGCCCCCCTATACGCTCGCAGGCAGACAGCCACTCGTCGTGGAAGGGCTCAACACCGTCGGCCTTCGCCGTCGTGGGTTCACTGCGGAGACGATCGCCGATATCGAGGAATTCTATCGTCTTCTGTTGCATGCCGGTTACAATACGTCGGATGGAATCAAGGCATACGTAGAGGCACATCCCGTCATCAATCCGGACGTACAGAAGTGCATCGACTTCATTCACTCGTCGAAGCGCGGCATTACGCGCAACTGATACGCAGATTCATAGCAGTATGCACGCTCGGCGCCGTCATGACCATACCGGCCGTATCGGCCGTGGACGACGGGCCCTTCGCCGCACCCGTCGCGAATCCGCTCGAAGGACGTATCGGTACGATGGTACAGTTCGGTGTCAAGCACCTGCGTCTGGACATCGGTGCGACGGTCGACGTCATGAATCCGCTGGATGATACGGCGTCGGGGAGGTTGCGGATCGGTGCCGACTTCTTCACCTTCACGCGTCTTCGCTCCGAGGGCAACTTCAAATTTCCCGTCGAGACGAGCGACTACTTCTTCGGTCTCAACGCGACCTATGCACTGCCGTCGTCGCCTCTCCATGCACGATTGCGCATCGCGCACATCTCTTCGCACCTGGTGGATGGGTATGCCGATGGCGAAGGAGTGTTCACACGGCAGGCGCCGTTCGTCTACAGCAGGGAGTTCGTCGAACTGATTGCGGGCTACCACATCGGGAGCATCCGTCCCTATGCGGGATTCACCTGGCTGTTCGCGACGCAGCCGAAGCGCGCGGACCGTGTCATTCCTCAAGCCGGTGTCGACGTACGCCAGCACATCGGCGGGCCATTCCACCTTCGTGGTGGTTTCGACTGGAAGCTCGTCGGTATCGATGGCACGTATGCAACAGCCCAGGCCGCCCAGCTCGGCGTCTTCTTCGACGGCTGGAACGGACGTGGCCTGATGCTCAGCATCTACGGCTACAACGGACGCAGCATGCACGGAATGTTCTTCGATCAGAACGACCGCTATCTCGGACTCGGCTTCCAGGTCGTCTGGTAATGACGTCACCGTCGTGGCGAACCTTACGGGGTCACCACGACGGGAATCACGTTCACCCTGCGATCGTCCGCGATGACGATCATGTACGGTCCGGTGCCGAGTTCCGGTACCTGAACCGACAATTCCGTGTCACCGACCAGCGACCATACCGCATCCAGTTGTCGTCCGTGTACGTCGACGTAACGTACGTACTGCGGCATCATCGACAGATCGGCGATGTGGACGACACCGCCACGTCGGACCGGATTCGGGTAGGCGCGCGACGTTTCCGCATCACCCTCTACACTCGTTCCACCATCGGGTCTGATACTGGACCATACCGAGCGCCAGCGTTGCTGTGGGCCGACAGGTTGGCCGTTGCGTGTCGTGGAAACGATCGTGGTAGACATCTCCAGCAATGGAACGTCATGGGCCGGGGGCTGCCATGTATGACGTATGGTGAGCGTCGTGACGAGAACGGTACCCGGCGACGGGCCCTGAAGGCGGAGTGTAT includes these proteins:
- a CDS encoding UDP-3-O-[3-hydroxymyristoyl] N-acetylglucosamine deacetylase (catalyzes the zinc dependent deacetylation of UDP-(3-O-acyl)-N-acetylglucosamine to UDP-3-O-(3-hydroxytetradecanoyl)-glucosamine in the second step of lipid A biosynthesis and catalyzes the dehydration of beta-hydroxyacyl-ACP to trans-2-acyl-ACP in fatty acid biosynthesis); the encoded protein is MSGVGLHTGNLSSITFRPAAEHTGYRFVRTDLPGSPEVPALVDNVVDIARGTTIAVGEARVHTVEHVLAALVGMGIDNCLIDLSNNEPPVGDGSSLPFVEMIQRVGVQEQHADRDELILEGPVRYQDEARGTEIVALPNDDYRVTVLVDYNNPALGSQHTGLFDLDKEFVSEFAPARTFCFLHEVQMLWKQGLIQGGNLDNAIVIVDKDMSDDDLRALLREMGIEGNAVLGSNGILNNNKLRYHNEPARHKLLDMLGDLALIGARLRAQVLAARPGHASNIEFARKVRRLYEKQQTVKKYQKSPTEGTVFDINTIIKLMPHRYPFLMVDRITEFDPDTNRITGIKNITVNEPCFTGHFPNRPIFPGVLVLEAMAQTGCLLLVTKGIEIEKKLVLFTGINNVKFRRTITPGDQLVMQLTMTRFRMNIVHLVGKAYVGNQLVAEAEFSAAVVDREAI
- a CDS encoding UDP-3-O-(3-hydroxymyristoyl)glucosamine N-acyltransferase; translation: MNSDSTLRGFSVRQLSDMVGGDVQGDGTVHITGINRIEFARQGELTFVASEKYVKFLSLTQASCVIVSKDLASYVPAGRTIILADDAYRAFVIVMQHFFPPLRMEEGLRHPAASIHPSARVHPTASVGAGCVVSEGCDVGPNVQMFANVVLYPGTRVGDGTIIHANVVCAAGTRIGAHCIVHAGAIIGCDGFGFLENTDGSYEKIPQVGIVEVGDHVEIGANTTIDRAAVGKTLIGNGVKLDNLVHIAHGVTVGDNTAIAAQAGISGSTRLGERNRIAGQVGVVGHISTANDVVIEAQSGVSKSITTSGAYFGSPAKEHKTAIRMEAALRQLPQLLQEFRELQRRVEELTSGGTNE
- a CDS encoding acyl-[acyl-carrier-protein]--UDP-N-acetylglucosamine O-acyltransferase, whose amino-acid sequence is MSVVDTQIHPSAIVSPKARLGVGVKIGPFSVVNDDVEIGDRTELISHVVLADGARIGADVRIYPGAVIGAEPQDLKFKGEPTLAIVGDRTVIRECVTVNRGTAISGRSTVGSDVLLMAYSHVAHECVVGDHAILVNGVQLGGHVEVGEWAIVGGLTGVHQFCRIGAHCMIGACVKVAKDVPPYTLAGRQPLVVEGLNTVGLRRRGFTAETIADIEEFYRLLLHAGYNTSDGIKAYVEAHPVINPDVQKCIDFIHSSKRGITRN
- a CDS encoding outer membrane protein assembly factor BamA, producing MAGISVDGVAQGTDAETIIAVSGLRVGEEARPDNLVMAVRNLWHRRQFADVRIEKDRETALGVFLVIKVREAPRLRHIVIDGNDDLSEADIRKAVAKNRDDIISPFDVYEIRQAVKKLYEKEGMSFAKIESEVVDIDSANRFDLLLHINEGVEYHVGAIEFEGNKAFSDDELAGAFEDTKTKAWWQFWKSAKFDVTKYKTDIAKLHKFFLNKGYIDGEVLSDTVIYNEETEKVTIRVAVSEGHRVFVRKVMFTGNTVYEEDALKRRFGVEEGEAYNQEKVEQNLEINQDQTDAKSLYSDNGYLMARMVPDLTRVADDSVDITIRVIEGDRYSIRRVEIQGNSKTKDRVIRRELFTRPGDWFNRAAIIRSVRGLGVLNYFNPEAIKPDVRPVDATSVDVVYNLEERSTDTFNASVGFAGAFGLTGSVGVTLNNFNIAEPLRGGAGQILSFQWEFGQASRLQTFQLSFSEPWLFNQPTSVGFSLFDTRQNFNIDVRRTGAQANIGRRFRFPDDFFRGDWSVSFERIQSNVASLFYRQGTNTALTLSQVISRTSYDNLIFPTSGSRFSLSTRVTTGFLGIGTTDFAKVGLNFDMINPLVSINGNPRLVMFLGSELGYVDGITNDTTIPPQEVFYMGGNGLGGFAITPLRGYPDNSIGPVSAEGTNLGGRVQARFVAELRFALSLNPFPIYLLSFAEAGNVWSNLRTADPFGLKRSAGFGVRLLLNPIGLLGFDLGYGFDPVYATGERSGWRFHFQFGR
- a CDS encoding di-trans,poly-cis-decaprenylcistransferase, translating into MVSLQVTCTMGGRVNWSEEQLQPDDRSIQHTLRQTGRIPRHVAVIMDGNGRWAQQRMRPRIDGHREGMESVRDIVKVSSQLGVRYLTLYAFSIENWKRPATEVGFLMRLLESYLRKEVDELHANGVRIRTIGKTNALPKGVQKVLQDAMERTKENEGLTLTLALSYGARWDILRAVQMIALDVRRGKVSPEDLTEEALSSYLQTSFMDDPDLVIRTSGEYRLSNFLLWEAAYAEIYVTERLWPEFRRQDLYLALYDYARRERRFGMTSQQVNHAADREQEEHLSTLRQILNAFK